A single Actinomycetota bacterium DNA region contains:
- a CDS encoding efflux RND transporter periplasmic adaptor subunit, with protein sequence MGAWYLAQARRAIIEVKAVKVKRGEILKSISASGKLEADEIDVCSKVSGTVSKLPVRDGEEVQEGQVLLELDREQLQLAVDQAWATYLNAKAQKDNLLKSIPSSTEMEAAQAQVNQAWQAYLIAENNYHNAPSDSTRLAKDEAWAAYLSAKANLEKLKKQASRGQDLEAADAQINGAHASYLQAKSNLENAIIKAAMGGILNFKLIGAMGTDGSKVAVGSTITQGQSIFTIYDLSKIYFAADVDETDIALVEVGQLAQVALDAYPGMTFKGRVSEISATSKITQTGGTAFSVKIELEPTSIPLRIGMNGSTDIIESRKKNVLIVPYEAVMRRRGERVVFVVEDSIVRMRDVTTGISTETSYEIIRGLGEGERVAISGLKKLRDGSRVSLR encoded by the coding sequence ATGGGAGCTTGGTATTTAGCTCAGGCGAGGAGAGCAATTATCGAAGTAAAGGCAGTAAAGGTCAAGAGAGGAGAGATATTAAAATCGATTTCCGCCTCGGGTAAATTGGAAGCCGATGAAATCGACGTTTGCTCGAAGGTTAGCGGAACCGTAAGCAAGCTCCCAGTTAGGGATGGAGAGGAGGTTCAAGAAGGTCAAGTATTGTTGGAGCTCGATAGGGAACAGCTTCAGCTTGCGGTTGATCAAGCCTGGGCTACTTATCTCAATGCTAAGGCACAGAAAGATAATCTTTTAAAGAGCATTCCCTCCTCCACGGAGATGGAGGCAGCACAGGCTCAGGTTAATCAGGCATGGCAGGCTTATCTCATCGCCGAGAATAACTACCATAATGCCCCCTCCGACTCCACGAGACTTGCAAAGGACGAAGCTTGGGCTGCTTACCTTTCCGCGAAGGCAAATCTTGAGAAACTGAAGAAGCAGGCGAGTAGGGGTCAGGATTTAGAAGCGGCGGATGCTCAAATCAATGGGGCTCACGCTTCCTATCTCCAGGCCAAATCAAATTTGGAGAATGCCATCATAAAGGCAGCCATGGGAGGGATATTGAACTTCAAATTGATCGGTGCGATGGGTACGGATGGCAGCAAGGTTGCCGTGGGCTCGACGATTACCCAGGGACAATCCATATTCACAATTTATGATTTGAGCAAGATCTATTTTGCTGCGGATGTGGATGAGACGGATATCGCCCTAGTTGAGGTCGGTCAATTGGCCCAGGTTGCATTGGATGCTTATCCGGGAATGACTTTTAAAGGAAGAGTTTCGGAGATCAGTGCGACCTCAAAGATTACTCAAACGGGAGGAACCGCATTCTCAGTTAAAATCGAGCTAGAACCCACCAGTATTCCCTTACGAATTGGAATGAATGGGAGCACGGATATCATTGAATCCCGTAAGAAAAATGTACTCATCGTTCCCTACGAAGCCGTGATGAGAAGGAGGGGGGAAAGAGTAGTATTCGTCGTTGAGGATTCCATAGTTAGGATGCGTGATGTGACAACCGGTATTTCCACGGAAACCTCCTATGAAATCATCCGGGGCTTAGGGGAAGGGGAGCGTGTGGCCATAAGCGGCCTTAAGAAACTTCGGGATGGAAGTCGCGTCTCTCTTCGATGA
- a CDS encoding DnaJ domain-containing protein, with translation MKKTRSRDYYEILEVHPSASPEVIEKAYKALSMKYHPDKQPSEKKRWATRRMQELNEAYRVLSDPLKRRVYDSKLARSQKTQEMLRIFWENGLIGLVKYWLESEKFLD, from the coding sequence ATGAAAAAGACAAGATCACGGGATTATTATGAGATTTTGGAAGTGCATCCCAGCGCCTCTCCTGAGGTAATAGAGAAGGCTTATAAGGCTCTGAGCATGAAGTATCATCCGGATAAGCAACCATCGGAAAAGAAGCGGTGGGCAACGAGGAGGATGCAGGAGTTAAATGAGGCTTATCGAGTTCTCTCGGATCCTCTTAAGCGGAGGGTTTATGATAGCAAACTCGCTAGGAGCCAGAAGACACAAGAGATGCTTAGGATTTTTTGGGAAAATGGTCTCATTGGTTTGGTCAAATACTGGCTGGAGAGCGAGAAATTTCTGGATTAG